The DNA region GCGCTGGGTGTTCAACGAGGCGCACACGGCCGCGGAATTCTGCGTGCGGCACATGATGATCACGTACGTGCGGGGCCACTTCAAGAACCTCCGGGGCACGCTCACGTTCGACGCCGAGCACCCCGCCGAGGCGCAGGCCGAGGTGACCATCGACGCCGGGACCCTGTGGTCAGGGGAGCCGGAGCGCGACGACCACCTCCGGAACGAGGACTTCCTCGACGTCGCGCGGCATCCGACGATCGGCTTCCGCACCACGCGGGTCGAGCCGGTGGCCCGCCACGAGTACCGGGTCAGCGGCGACCTGACGATCCGCGGGGTCACCCGGCCCGTCACGCTCGACGTCCGGTATCTGGGGCAGGGCCGGTCGCCGTTCGACGACACGCGGATCGGCTTCACGGCCACCACCCGGATCAACCGGTACGACTTCGGGGTGAGCTGGAACGCCGACATGAAGGATCGTGGGGTCGTGGTCGGTGACGAGGTGCTCATCACGCTCGACGTCGAGGCGGAGGCCGTGGAGGAACCGCCCGCGTAGACAATGGGAGGGGGCCTCCGCGGCCCCCTCCCAGGCCCACC from Candidatus Methylomirabilota bacterium includes:
- a CDS encoding YceI family protein codes for the protein MARWVFNEAHTAAEFCVRHMMITYVRGHFKNLRGTLTFDAEHPAEAQAEVTIDAGTLWSGEPERDDHLRNEDFLDVARHPTIGFRTTRVEPVARHEYRVSGDLTIRGVTRPVTLDVRYLGQGRSPFDDTRIGFTATTRINRYDFGVSWNADMKDRGVVVGDEVLITLDVEAEAVEEPPA